The Thermococcus sibiricus MM 739 DNA window AGAGGTATTTGTTTCCTACATCGATGTCTGCAGAATAACTTATCTGGGTAAGTACTCTTAGGGAAATGGGAATTTCTATGAAGGTTACCCCCACCTTAGCAATTATTTTTAAATCGTAAACACCTGCTCTTACATCTTGAACATAAATAGACAAAGTTTTATCCATAGTTTCTGCGGGCTCAAGCTTTTTTATATACTCTTGACCATAAAGGAGACCCTTAACGATGGGTCCAGAGACATGAATGGTTATATTCTCGATGCTCTCGTTTCCGATATTAACCAGTGTGACAGGAACAGATACAGTCTCTCCAGGCTTGGCTTCAAAATATTGTTGTGGTACTTGGAGGAGGAGAGGAACTTGAGCACTCGTTGGCGAATAGGTAAAACTCAGAAAGAAAATCAGCATGATAGTGATGAAAATTTTTCTAATCACTTCCTATCACCTCAACTAAAGACTTCTGCCTACCTATAACCTCTTCAAAAGTTTTAGCTTTATGTTTTGCTATTTGCAAGCTTATTTTATAATTTTTTCCACTTTTTTTCAAATCAAAAACATCAAAAAAGTACCATCCATTGTTTATGAACTTGACTGCAATAACACCTTTTCCCCCAAAGGCTTTTGAAAAGCTTTTAATTTTCAACATGTCTTCTTCACTTAAATATAATTTGTCGCTTCTTGTGGTTTTTACTTCTATACAAAGGTATGTTTTGCCATTTCCAGCTATAATATCAACTTTTTTACTTCCAGCTGACCTCACAACAGCGAATCCTTCTTTTTCAAGCATTTTTATAAGTTCCCTTTCGGCAGTGGCCCCTTTTCGGTACCTCATTAGCATCCCACCACATTTCTGTTAGGGTGTGAAAGTTTATAAGTTGTTTTACTCAGCCATTACTGGTGGTAATCATGGTGATATATGAGCTAAATGGAAAAAGGCCTAAAATTCACGAGACAGCGTTTGTGGATGAGAATGCGTATATAATCGGAGATGTAGTTTTGGAAGAAAAGAGTAGCATATGGCCATCCGCAGTGCTCAGAGGAGACATAGAGCAGATATACATTGGAAAAGGCTCCAACATACAGGATAATGTAAGTGTTCATACCTCCCATGGAATGCCTACAATACTTGGAGAGTACGTCACAGTAGGTCACAATGCAGTTATCCACGGTGCAAAAATCGGGAATCATGTTATTATCG harbors:
- a CDS encoding gamma carbonic anhydrase family protein; translation: MVIYELNGKRPKIHETAFVDENAYIIGDVVLEEKSSIWPSAVLRGDIEQIYIGKGSNIQDNVSVHTSHGMPTILGEYVTVGHNAVIHGAKIGNHVIIGMGAIVLDGAKIGNHVIVGAGALIPPGKEIPDYSLVVGVPGKVVRQLSEEEIEMTRKNAEIYMELAEMHVQKRKRVE
- the hjc gene encoding Holliday junction resolvase Hjc, with amino-acid sequence MRYRKGATAERELIKMLEKEGFAVVRSAGSKKVDIIAGNGKTYLCIEVKTTRSDKLYLSEEDMLKIKSFSKAFGGKGVIAVKFINNGWYFFDVFDLKKSGKNYKISLQIAKHKAKTFEEVIGRQKSLVEVIGSD